Below is a window of Camelina sativa cultivar DH55 chromosome 11, Cs, whole genome shotgun sequence DNA.
AGGTAACAGAGTTTTACATGCATTCTACtctcaattttttcttatagttttgatgactttttatatcttttgttttctggaatgtgttttttttttactaactgTTAACTAATGCTTGTTTCACGAAATATGCAATAAGAATAACCTAGTTTGTTTTCATGTAGATAATAGTTGGTAATGAGTGTTGGCTGTGTATTCCTGGATATGATCACGTGGCTTGTTGTGTTCTCGTCTACGATGTCTACAACAGGCAATCGTTTGAGAATCTCACTAAGCATATTGAAGAGTTCTTTGTCTTGGTATAAAGCCTCTCACACCATGcattctatattatttttgaatattggttattaaagtgatctttcttattttatttatttttgtaattcttaGGCTAATCCAAAAGCCTATAAATTCAAGTTCGTTGTCTTGGGGAACAAGATTGACAAGATAGGGGaacgatgatttttttttcctttttcttttggaggcttttctctctttcctcaTTACATTTCAATTAAGAAAGATTTTGTTGGTTCGGTTTgcttttaaacaatttaattcgGTTCAGATTTGATTATGTTTATGACAAAATATATCTATCCAATTTGATCGtcttaaaaaagtttttggaCATTAAATCACTTGATCCTCATATTGCAATATACAGACACCAAATTGTTTAACGGTTCTAGACCTGTTATTGCAATATATTAGCGATTTCGATGCAAGAGAGAAAGATATAGATCACTTCTTCAACCATAACTAGCACAagtagaataataataataataatctacaaTGGAGGAGGCATTGATAGATGCTGACTTCATAATACAAACCATGGCAAGATTTATCTCTCAACCTCATACCCATTATGCTTTTAAGACCATCaccatttccttcttttttttacagcataactgtttaaaaaaaattacataagcTAAACTATCTTTTTCTTGCCTTTTTTGGACTGGAAACATATAGATGTTAGAGAAGACGAGCCAAAGAGTGACACAACAAGtgtgttgttttttaaaaaagttcacCTGTAAaaactctcaaatctctctgtATGGGGGATAGAGAGCAAATAAAcaaagtgatgatgatggtcttGGTTTCACTGAGAGTTTTTCACGCCACGCCTGTGAAAATCCGAAACTGTTGGAGGTATCTACATGATGATGGTAAGACGTAGGGGGTCAGATTTTGTCTAAGAAGCTGGTTGCTCAAGATTATATGAACAAAACGGTCCAATGTCGTCTTCACCAGCCCGATAGACGAACACTTTGTGGCAGTTGCATCTGCTTTTATCTCCAAATTAACTAACCAAACAAAGAGGAATATGAAACACAAAGTCAGATAGAGAGAGCTggagaaataaataatatcttttCTAAAACGTCAAAGAAGAGAGAGCTggagaaataaataatatcttttCTAAAACGTCAAAGAAGAGAGGAGGTGAGAAATATATTTCAAGACGCTTACATGCTTAGTGCGGTAGCCTACAAAGAGATTCTGAGGTTTGTTATTGCCATGAGGATTGCTTATATCCATCCCATCCACCGTCTGTTTCCTTCCTCTTGAGAGAACCACCTGACATTTGATACATTCTTGCTTGATCATCTTTCAAAGGTAATTGCCTTTGCACTAGTGTTGCTTCATCTCTCCCATCAGTTTCATGCCCTCCTGGCCCGGAATTTAAGTCAAGACCTGATCTAAACCACTGGGCACTGTTGTTATCTGACACTCCACCATTGCTACTACCATTTGGGAGGTTTACGACATAAGGCCTTGGATAATTAGACGGGATGGCAACTCCTGGACCCAATATTTGAGAGTTGACAGGAGGGAAACAAAGCCTGCCACTTGATGAAGAGTCCATGTATGGTGTTGAAGCACCTGAAAAATTTGTTGAGGCTAGAGGAAAACTAGTTCCAAAAGGAAACCCGGGATACTGATACGCTGTGGGCGGAAATGAAACTGCCGGAGAAGATAGCAAAACTGGGCCTCTAAACATTTCCGGTGTAAATGAGGAAACTCCGGATGTTGGACCCACCATCCTCTGCGGTCCATTGCTGGTAATAACTGGAAAAGGCTGATCACCTCGATCAGGCAAGACTTGAGGAATGCCCATTGCTGAATAATTGTTAGCAGCAGGAAACCAAGATGAGAAGCCAGCTGCCATATTATCACTATTCATTCTTATTCCAGAGATCATTGGCTGTGATGTCAAGCTACTTCGGGACTGTTGAGAAAAAGCAATAGATGACTCCACGTTCAACTCATCAACAGCGGGTCCATCGtttaaatcaaaatctctaCGACCACCAGAAGATAAGTTNNNNNNNNNNNNNNNNNNNNNNNNNNNNNNNNNNNNNNNNNNNNNNNNNNNNNNNNNNNNNNNNNNNNNNNNNNNNNNNNNNNNNNNNNNNNNNNNNNNNNNNNNNNNNNNNNNNNNNNNNNNNNNNNNNNNNNNNNNNNNNNNNNNNNNNNNNNNNNNNNNNNNNNNNNNNNNNNNNNNNNNNNNNNNNNNNNNNNNNNNNNNNNNNNNNNNNNNNNNNNNNNNNNNNNNNNNNNNNNNNNNNNNNNNNNNNNNNNNNNNNNNNNNNNNNNNNNNNNNNNNNNNNNNNNNNNNNNNNNNNNNNNNNNNNNNNNNNNNNNNNNNNNNNNNNNNNNNNNNNNNNNNNNNNNNNNNNNNNNNNNNNNNNNNNNNNNNNNNNNNNNNNNNNNNNNNNNNNNNNNNNNNNNNNNNNNNNNNNNNNNNNNNNNNNNNNNNNNNNNNNNNNNNNNNNNNNNNNNNNNNNNNNNNNNNNNNNNNNNNNNNNNNNNNNNNNNNNNNNNNNNNNNNNNNNNNNNNNNNNNNNNNNNNNNNNNNNNNNNNNNNNNNNNNNNNNNNNNNNNNNNNNNNNNNNNNNNNNNNNNNNNNNNNNNNNNNNNNNNNNNNNNNNNNNNNNNNNNNNNNNNNNNNNNNNNNNNNNNNNNNNNNNNNNNNNNNNNNNNNNNNNNNNNNNNNNNNNNNNNNNNNNNNNNNNNNNNNNNNNNNNNNNNNNNNNNNNNNNNNNNNNNNNNNNNNNNNNNNNNNNNNNNNNNNNNNNNNNNNNNNNNNNNNNNNNNNNNNNNNNNNNNNNNNNNNNNNNNNNNNNNNNNNNNNNNNNNNNNNNNNNNNNNNNNNNNNNNNNNNNNNNNNNNNNNNNNNNNNNNNNNNNNNNNNNNNNNNNNNNNNNNNNNNNNNNNNNNNNNNNNNNNNNNNNNNNNNNNNNNNNNNNNNNNNNNNNNNNNNNNNNNNNNNNNNNNNNNNNNNNNNNNNNNNNNNNNNNNNNNNNNNNNNNNNNNNNNNNNNNNNNNNNNNNNNNNNNNNNNNNNNNNNNNNNNNNNNNNNNNNNNNNNNNNNNNNNNNNNNNNNNNNNNNNNNNNNNNNNNNNNNNNNNNNNNNNNNNNNNNNNNNNNNNNNNNNNNNNNNNNNNNNNNNNNNNNNNNNNNNNNNNNNNNNNNNNNNNNNNNNNNNNNNNNNNNNNNNNNNNNNNNNNNNNNNNNNNNNNNNNNNNNNNNNNNNNNNNNNNNNNNNNNNNNNNNNNNNNNNNNNNNNNNNNNNNNNNNNNNNNNNNNNNNNNNNNNNNNNNNNNNNNNNNNNNNNNNNNNNNNNNNNNNNNNNNNNNNNNNNNNNNNNNNNNNNNNNNNNNNNNNNNNNNNNNNNNNNNNNNNNNNNNNNNNNNNNNNNNNNNNNNNNNNNNNNNNNNNNNNNNNNNNNNNNNNNNNNNNNNNNNNNNNNNNNNNNNNNNNNNNNNNNNNNNNNNNNNNNNNNNNNNNNNNNNNNNNNNNNNNNNNNNNNNNNNNNNNNNNNNNNNNNNNNNNNNNNNNNNNNNNNNNNNNNNNNNNNNNNNNNNNNNNNNNNNNNNNNNNNNNNNNNNNNNNNNNNNNNNNNNNNNNNNNNNNNNNNNNNNNNNNNNNNNNNNNNNNNNNNNNNNNNNNNNNNNNNNNNNNNNNNNNNNNNNNNNNNNNNNNNNNNNNNNNNNNNNNNNNNNNNNNNNNNNNNNNNNNNNNNNNNNNNNNNNNNNNNNNNNNNNNNNNNNNNNNNNNNNNNNNNNNNNNNNNNNNNNNNNNNNNNNNNNNNNNNNNNNNNNNNNNNNNNNNNNNNNNNNNNNNNNNNNNNNNNNNNNNNNNNNNNNNNNNNNNNNNNNNNNNNNNNNNNNNNNNNNNNNNNNNNNNNNNNNNNNNNNNNNNNNNNNNNNNNNNNNNNNNNNNNNNNNNNNNNNNNNNNNNNNNNNNNNNNNNNNNNNNNNNNNNNNNNNNNNNNNNNNNNNNNNNNNNNNNNNNNNNNNNNNNNNNNNNNNNNNNNNNNNNNNNNNNNNNNNNNNNNNNNNNNNNNNNNNNNNNNNNNNNNNNNNNNNNNNNNNNNNNNNNNNNNNNNNNNNNNNNNNNNNNNNNNNNNNNNNNNNNNNNNNNNNNNNNNNNNNNNNNNNNNNNNNNNNNNNNNNNNNNNNNNNNNNNNNNNNNNNNNNNNNNNNNNNNNNNNNNNNNNNNNNNNNNNNNNNNNNNNNNNNNNNNNNNNNNNNNNNNNNNNNNNNNNNNNNNNNNNNNNNNNNNNNNNNNNNNNNNNNNNNNNNNNNNNNNNNNNNNNNNNNNNNNNNNNNNNNNNNNNNNNNNNNNNNNNNNNNNNNNNNNNNNNNNNNNNNNNNNNNNNNNNNNNNNNNNNNNNNNNNNNNNNNNNNNNNNNNNNNNNNNNNNNNNNNNNNNNNNNNNNNNNNNNNNNNNNNNNNNNNNNNNNNNNNNNNNNNNNNNNNNNNNNNNNNNNNNNNNNNNNNNNNNNNNNNNNNNNNNNNNNNNNNNNNNNNNNNNNNNNNNNNNNNNNNNNNNNNNNNNNNNNNNNNNNNNNNNNNNNNNNNNNNNNNNNNNNNNNNNNNNNNNNNNNNNNNNNNNNNNNNNNNNNNNNNNNNNNNNNNNNNNNNNNNNNNNNNNNNNNNNNNNNNNNNNNNNNNNNNNNNNNNNNNNNNNNNNNNNNNNNNNNNNNNNNNNNNNNNNNNNNNNNNNNNNNNNNNNNNNNNNNNNNNNNNNNNNNNNNNNNNNNNNNNNNNNNNNNNNNNNNNNNNNNNNNNNNNNNNNNNNNNNNNNNNNNNNNNNNNNNNNNNNNNNNNNNNNNNNNNNNNNNNNNNNNNNNNNNNNNNNNNNNNNNNNNNNNNNNNNNNNNNNNNNNNNNNNNNNNNNNNNNNNNNNNNNNNNNNNNNNNNNNNNNNNNNNNNNNNNNNNNNNNNNNNNNNNNNNNNNNNNNNNNNNNNNNNNNNNNNNNNNNNNNNNNNNNNNNNNNNNNNNNNNNNNNNNNNNNNNNNNNNNNNNNNNNNNNNNNNNNNNNNNNNNNNNNNNNNNNNNNNNNNNNNNNNNNNNNNNNNNNNNNNNNNNNNNNNNNNNNNNNNNNNNNNNNNNNNNNNNNNNNNNNNNNNNNNNNNNNNNNNNNNNNNNNNNNNNNNNNNNNNNNNNNNNNNNNNNNNNNNNNNNNNNNNNNNNNNNNNNNNNNNNNNNNNNNNNNNNNNNNNNNNNNNNNNNNNNNNNNNNNNNNNNNNNNNNNNNNNNNNNNNNNNNNNNNNNNNNNNNNNNNNNNNNNNNNNNNNNNNNNNNNNNNNNNNNNNNNNNNNNNNNNNNNNNNNNNNNNNNNNNNNNNNNNNNNNNNNNNNNNNNNNNNNNNNNNNNNNNNNNNNNNNNNNNNNNNNNNNNNNNNNNNNNNNNNNNNNNNNNNNNNNNNNNNNNNNNNNNNNNNNNNNNNNNNNNNNNNNNNNNNNNNNNNNNNNNNNNNNNNNNNNNNNNNNNNNNNNNNNNNNNNNNNNNNNNNNNNNNNNNNNNNNNNNNNNNNNNNNNNNNNNNNNNNNNNNNNNNNNNNNNNNNNNNNNNNNNNNNNNNNNNNNNNNNNNNNNNNNNNNNNNNNNNNNNNNNNNNNNNNNNNNNNNNNNNNNNNNNNNNNNNNNNNNNNNNNNNNNNNNNNNNNNNNNNNNNNNNNNNNNNNNNNNNNNNNNNNNNNNNNNNNNNNNNNNNNNNNNNNNNNNNNNNNNNNNNNNNNNNNNNNNNNNNNNNNNNTTCCTTCCTCTTGAGAGAACCACCTGACATTTGATACATTCTTGCTTGATCATCTTTCAAAGGTAATTGCCTTTGCACTAGTGTTGCTTCATCTCTCCCATCAGTTTCATGCCCTCCTGGCCCGGAATTTAAGTCAAGACCTGATCTAAACCACTGGGCACTGTTGTTATCTGACACTCCACCATTGCTACTACCATTTGGGAGGTTTACGACATAAGGCCTTGGATAATTAGACGGGATGGCAACTCCTGGACCCAATATTTGAGAGTTGACAGGAGGGAAACAAAGCCTGCCACTTGATGAAGAGTCCATGTATGGTGTTGAAGCACCTGAAAAATTTGCTGAGGCTAGAGGAAAACTAGTTCCAAAAGGAAACCCGGGATACTGAAACGCTGTGGGCGGAAATGAAACTGCCGGAGAAGATAGCAAAACTGGGCCTCTAAACATTTCAGGTGTAAATGAGGAAACTCCGGATGTTGGACCCACCATCCTCTGCGGTCCATTGCTGGTAATAACTGGATAAGGCTGATCACCTCGTTCAGGCAAGACTTGAGGAATGCCCATTGCTGAATAATTGTTAGCAGCAGGAAACCAAGAGGAGAAGCCAGCTGCCATGTTATCACTATGCATTCTTATTCCAGAGATCATTGGCTGTGATGTCAAGCCACTTCGGGACTGTTGAGAAAAAGCAATAGATGACTCCACGTTCAACTCATCAACAGCGGGTCCATCGtttaaatcaaaatctctaCGACCACCAGAAGATAAGTTTGCCTGCTTAAAAGATGAGTCTACCTGACGATCACTGCTTATTGTGTAATTATTCATATCAGTTGGATCATCAAGTTTATTTAGATCAAGATCCAGCCCACCAGAGGAATTTGTGGGGTTGGTAGATCTTTGGGAAGCCAGATCTTCAAGAACTCTCTCATCAGGTACATTTAGGTCAAAGTCTAAGAACATCTTCGTTTGCTTGCCAGCAGTTGTAGAGGCATCAGTCGAAGACACATTATTCAAGCCTAANNNNNNNNNNNNNNNNNNNNNNNNNNNNNNNNNNNNNNNNNNNNNNNNNNNNNNNNNNNNNNNNNNNNNNNNNNNNNNNNNNNNNNNNNNNNNNNNNNNNNNNNNNNNNNNNNNNNNNNNNNNNNNNNNNNNNNNNNNNNNNNNNNNNNNNNNNNNNNNNNNNNNNNNNNNNNNNNNNNNNNNNNNNNNNNNNNNNNNNNNNNNNNNNNNNNNNNNNNNNNNNNNNNNNNNNNNNNNNNNNNNNNNNNNNNNNNNNNNNNNNNNNNNNNNNNNNNNNNNNNNNNNNNNNNNNNNNNNNNNNNNNNNNNNNNNNNNNNNNNNNNNNNNNNNNNNNNNNNNNNNNNNNNNNNNNNNNNNNNNNNNNNNNNNNNNNNNNNNNNNNNNNNNNNNNNNNNNNNNNNNNNNNNNNNNNNNNNNNNNNNNNNNNNNNNNNNNNNNNNNNNNNNNNNNNNNNNNNNNNNNNNNNNNNNNNNNNNNNNNNNNNNNNNNNNNNNNNNNNNNNNNNNNNNNNNNNNNNNNNNNNNNNNNNNNNNNNNNNNNNNNNNNNNNNNNNNNNNNNNNNNNNNNNNNNNNNNNNNNNNNNNNNNNNNNNNNNNNNNNNNNNNNNNNNNNNNNNNNNNNNNNNNNNNNNNNNNNNNNNNNNNNNNNNNNNNNNNNNNNNNNNNNNNNNNNNNNNNNNNNNNNNNNNNNNNNNNNNNNNNNNNNNNNNNNNNGAGTCTACCTGACGATCACTGCTTATTGTGTAATTATTCATATCAGTTGGATCATCAAGTTTATTTAGATCAAGATCCAGCCCACCAGAGGAATTTGTGGGGTTGGTAGATCTTTGGGAAGCCAGATCTTCAAGAACTCTCTCATCAGGTACATTTAGGTCAAAGTCTAAGAACATCTTCGTTTGCTTGCCAGCAGTTGTAGAGGCATCAGTCGAAGACACATTATTCAAGCCTAATGGCACCACCTCCTGCACTTTTCTTGGCTCCGCTGGCCTGAAGGCACTAGTGGCAGCAGATCCTCTCCAGCCAACAGTTGCTTTGTTTCTCAATAAATCGTCACGAGGAACAAACGCACCCtttgcagcagcagcaacagtaATGGACGCAGGAAGTCGACTGGGTTGTAAAGGAACAGGCGTCATAGACACAGATCCAGAGAAACTATTTATATTCCCATTTCGTGTATCATCCCAATCGAAACCTTCATTTAGGTCAAATTCAACTCTGACTTCCATCTCTGACCTTGCTGAAACTGAAGGAACATCTGTGGCAACAGATGTACATTCCTCCGCTTCATCTCCGTCAGCTCCACTCATTCTAGACCCATTTGGTCTCCGACTATCTTCTGCAATTTTAGGTGAGACTACTTGCTGATCCAACGCCGCACTGCACCGTTTATCTACTTCAATACTCTTTTGAGACGCCACTACATGCTCAACTTCACTGTTAGTTTCAGATGAGTCCAGACGAGCTGTCACACGATTGTTCTTCTTTATATCTGATTGGTTAATATGATTAACCCCCATCTCATTGATCTTTTCAGTTACCAATCTATCAACGTATGCAGCCATCCCCCTGGAGAACCCAGAAGAGACTGGTATATCAGAACTCAACACTACCTGGGGTTTCTGTTCTTTCTTGTTCTCACCTAAGACATCCGAAGGAGTAGTGGCAACAGCCAGAGAATCTACTTTAGGACATAAGTCGACAGCTTTACATTCAGCTGACTCAGAGGTTTCCACCATTTCAGCTGTATCTGAAATGCGATTTGCCACTGATGTAATATCAGCCTTTTGGTCGTCAACAACCCCACAATCATTATCAGACACTTTTCTATCAACATTTGCAGTACCCATATCCTTGACAACCTCTGAAATATCTGATACACCTTCTCCCATTTTGTAAGATAGCTCAGAACTCAATATCACCTTTGGTTTCTCTTCTGTCCTACTATCACTAACAACGTTCGTGTGTGGTTGCTCAGCAGCCAAAGAATATGCATTTTGACTTCCGCCAATGGCTTTACATTCACTTACAATAGAGTTTCCTGTCCTCTTCGTTGTATCTGCCACTCTTTCTGTCTCTGATGTAAAATCAGTCTTTAGGTTACTAACTACACCACTATCACTATCATCAGACATGTTTTCTCCAACGGCTGTTGTGGGCAAAGCACTTGGAGCAACAACATCATCTGAATTTTCATTGCTCTCTAGGCACTGATCCACCAACCTTTGCAATTCTTCGATTTCTGAGTCGGAGTTCTCATCAAGATCTCCAGGCTTAGAATCATTCACATTCTCTAAAGCCGCAAACTGCTCACCACTAGGTCCACTACTACTGACATGTTGCTCATTATCAATCATGGGATTCTTGGCAAACGGTTCAGCTTGTTCGCGAGGTAAGCCATCCAAAGAATTTGTGATTCGTGGTGTATGGTTCTCTGCAATGGAGCTATCATTCATCTTGGAATCTGAAACCCTGGATACCGAGGGTGATGCGACAGGGGATTTGGACATTTCATCAGTAGCTACAGTAGCTAGAAGATTCATTCCAACATCATCCGCACCAGCCATAAATGCATTTGTCTCAGAGTCCCTGACACAACTTTCAATCAACGCATTCATTGAGCTATGTGATCCACAATGCCTTTTCCCAGTTTTAGCGTCATCTCCCAACGTGGGAGAAGTGGGTTTGGCAGTTCCTGCTACTTTACCAGAATCATTAACAGCCTTTCCATGCTCATCACCAGCATTAACAGAAGGGGAACCAGCAATCTCATCTGAAACTGTTGATAGATTTTTAAGATCATTGTTCTGCGAAGACTCGGTATTAGTATCAGGGCTAAAATTAGCTCGATATGTATCATTCATTTCTTTCATGTTTCGGTCAAACTGATCATACTTCTCTGAAGGAACAGGTGACGGAGCTCTGCTATTACCCACTGCAGGATCCTCAAAGGAACCTCCACTAACACTCTGTGCTGGACTACGGCCACGTTTAGGCAGCTTCACGATCAACTTGTTACTGCAACCTTCGGCCATCGGTACTTCACAAGTTTTTTCAGGTGCAGTTCTTTGTGATGAGAAACTCCTGCTCAGCCCAGTATTTCTTTGCTGCCCGTCATTAACAACAGCTACACCTGTTCCAGGTGATGGGGCTGATCTAGTAGAACTTGGAGATGTAGTTGCAGACTTCATGCTGTTCTCTGACGGTATTTTGACGGACACAGACTTAGACGGATGAAGATGTGATGATGAAGTCTTGGTTGCATCAGCGGATACACCTGAATGTCTACCTCCATGAGAGGCTTCAGAATGACGAGGTCTTCCAGGCCAAGATGCACCCTGATTGGATCCAGACTTTGCATCCATTTCTGCCTCAACACGTTTCTTCCATGTATCAACCAAGCTCCTTGCCTTTTTCCCAATTTCTGAATTCTTATGTGACCGCAAATGATTAACCGACTTTCCAATGTTACAAGTCTGGAGAGCATTGAGATTCACAGGTAGCTTATCAAGAGCACGAAGTAAGATCAAGAGAAAATCGTCCACTGATCTATCATTGTCTTTGGGACTGCTCGCATCCCCAATTTTCCCTTTATGAATTTCCTGTAGCCACTCATCAAAAACAGGCAATCCCCTCAGCTGGACAAAACGACTGAGGCAATCAAACTTGTCTGTTGCCGCTACAACGCTTGCAAGAATTGATCGGCCAACcaaatctatcttcttctcattcCTCTCAGGCAGCATGAGCTGCACCAAACTCTCAACCCCTTCAGAGTCCACTAGCCCACCTTTTTCCGTAATTTTAGCAATTTCAGATTTCAAACTGCTTTCTGTTCTCAAGAAACCAGAACCACTATCATCAACCCGACTGGGACGTTCCCTTTTCACAGACTCGGAGCCCTGATCAGGACGCTCTCTCTTCCTTCCCTTACCTTGCGAAGAAAAAGAGTTATTGTTCTGCATGCCATCAGAACCAGCTTTCACTTGCGTTGTTGTCGGACTATTCATCCTAGGAGAACGACCACCCTGTAGTGTGGTATGCACCTCGGAACGAGTCTTACACAATAACTTATCTACTTCTTGTTGCCGTTCctgcaaaaggagaaaaaaagtgTCAGCTAATAATACCAAGGAAAAAATAGACTGAAATCAGAAAGAGAACAATAGGTAGTAATGTAAAAATATCTCACATCTATATAGTTTTGATCAGTGAGCCACCAAATGCAATCGTTCATAACATCATAAACTCGCCAACACACAAAGGAAGAGATTCGAGATGGCAATCCAACGCCTCTAGGAAGAAAGGTAACTTTACAAGGATGGAGTAAGGAAGCAGCCGGTATCTCATCCTCGTGAAAGGAATAAAAGATTTCGTTAGGCTGAGCCTCCAAAAGGATGCCTTTGCCAAGCTTCAATTCAGCGGGTCTATAAAGCCAATTCACACGCAGCTTAAacttgccttcttcttctttctcaggAATAACCAAACGAATCAAACCAATGAAAGGTGGGCAATCCTGTGGTGGTTTAAAGAGTGCACAGTCACCAACACTAATTCTCCGTCCGTCCTGCATATACCCACCCAACATACAAAAACACACATCAGCCCCACAACACACTcatcaataaaaatcagaaattttgatcaaacaatcagcaaaaaaaaaaatcactcattTCCACAAATTCTTCAATGGAAAGACCCAAATCAGACGAATTTTAGCCCTCGGGGGTAAAAAAGGAGCAACCTTTATGGTTAAAATCACTCATTTCCACAAATTTTAACCCTCATCGATTGAATTGAACACAACGACCAAACAACAAAAGGCATAAAATAAAGGAACAACCTTTATGGATTAGAATTACCTTAGAGAAGgaagtagaggaagaagaaagagagagagacgaagaagcgTCGAGGCTCGAAATTAAACGGGAAGGAGCTCTAAACATAAGCCGAAGACGATGATTCTTCCTCTCAACAACATCACAAAGCCACCCATGCATAgccttctctcatcttcttcttctctttcgaacaacaacatttaaaaattaactCTTTCACAATTCTTCCTTCACCACCATCATCAAttgagaaaccctaattccGCTTTACGAATTCGAAGAAGAAATcctctttagggtttttttttgtttgtttgtttgaatagCGCctcagagagagagatccaacCAAACCGCGAAGATCCCACAAACGAGAAGAACGAAAAATCCGTAAAaagacccccaaaaaaaaaaaaacacacaaatcgaTCTTCTGGAAGAgatgtttttatcaaaataatcccctaaaaatatatatatatatattaaaattaaaagagagagaaacgggGCAAAAGGGGAAACTTCTTTGGAAGGAGTCGGGCAGATCGGgcagcttttttattttattttaaattttaaatttgtaataataatttgtttattttcaggTGTGACATGGAGAGAACAAAGAGAGATTGttatggttttagttttttttagccTTCCCCTGTTAATAGCTCTtttgactctctctcttttttttttttttgtgccaaTTTCCTATTTTGCAACAAAATCGTGATTCTAGGCGTATTATAttatttcagtttggtttaagttgaattattatttattcagttcatttaaaatagaaaatctcGTTTTTTAAATCGGAACAGAATTAGGAAACCACATTACAGcattaccaacaacaacaaaaactctgttttgttttctctttttaaggTTTAGTGGTGAATGAATTACACAATTCTGAATTGACCCCGGTTTAATCCGGTCGATCGAATGTTCCTGCCCTACATAGCAATTT
It encodes the following:
- the LOC104726889 gene encoding uncharacterized protein LOC104726889 isoform X3 — its product is MHGWLCDVVERKNHRLRLMFRAPSRLISSLDASSSLSLSSSSTSFSKDGRRISVGDCALFKPPQDCPPFIGLIRLVIPEKEEEGKFKLRVNWLYRPAELKLGKGILLEAQPNEIFYSFHEDEIPAASLLHPCKVTFLPRGVGLPSRISSFVCWRVYDVMNDCIWWLTDQNYIDERQQEVDKLLCKTRSEVHTTLQGGRSPRMNSPTTTQVKAGSDGMQNNNSFSSQGKGRKRERPDQGSESVKRERPSRVDDSGSGFLRTESSLKSEIAKITEKGGLVDSEGVESLVQLMLPERNEKKIDLVGRSILASVVAATDKFDCLSRFVQLRGLPVFDEWLQEIHKGKIGDASSPKDNDRSVDDFLLILLRALDKLPVNLNALQTCNIGKSVNHLRSHKNSEIGKKARSLVDTWKKRVEAEMDAKSGSNQGASWPGRPRHSEASHGGRHSGVSADATKTSSSHLHPSKSVSVKIPSENSMKSATTSPSSTRSAPSPGTGVAVVNDGQQRNTGLSRSFSSQRTAPEKTCEVPMAEGCSNKLIVKLPKRGRSPAQSVSGGSFEDPAVGNSRAPSPVPSEKYDQFDRNMKEMNDTYRANFSPDTNTESSQNNDLKNLSTVSDEIAGSPSVNAGDEHGKAVNDSGKVAGTAKPTSPTLGDDAKTGKRHCGSHSSMNALIESCVRDSETNAFMAGADDVGMNLLATVATDEMSKSPVASPSVSRVSDSKMNDSSIAENHTPRITNSLDGLPREQAEPFAKNPMIDNEQHVSSSGPSGEQFAALENVNDSKPGDLDENSDSEIEELQRLVDQCLESNENSDDVVAPSALPTTAVGENMSDDSDSGVVSNLKTDFTSETERVADTTKRTGNSIVSECKAIGGSQNAYSLAAEQPHTNVVSDSRTEEKPKVILSSELSYKMGEGVSDISEVVKDMGTANVDRKVSDNDCGVVDDQKADITSVANRISDTAEMVETSESAECKAVDLCPKVDSLAVATTPSDVLGENKKEQKPQVVLSSDIPVSSGFSRGMAAYVDRLVTEKINEMGVNHINQSDIKKNNRVTARLDSSETNSEVEHVVASQKSIEVDKRCSAALDQQVVSPKIAEDSRRPNGSRMSGADGDEAEECTSVATDVPSVSARSEMEVRVEFDLNEGFDWDDTRNGNINSFSGSVSMTPVPLQPSRLPASITVAAAAKGAFVPRDDLLRNKATVGWRGSAATSAFRPAEPRKVQEVVPLGLNNVSSTDASTTAGKQTKMFLDFDLNVPDERVLEDLASQRSTNPTNSSGGLDLDLNKLDDPTDMNNYTISSDRQVDSSFKQANLSSGGRRDFDLNDGPAVDELNVESSIAFSQQSRSGLTSQPMISGIRMHSDNMAAGFSSWFPAANNYSAMGIPQVLPERGDQPYPVITSNGPQRMVGPTSGVSSFTPEMFRGPVLLSSPAVSFPPTAFQYPGFPFGTSFPLASANFSGASTPYMDSSSSGRLCFPPVNSQILGPGVAIPSNYPRPYVVNLPNGSSNGGVSDNNSAQWFRSGLDLNSGPGGHETDGRDEATLVQRQLPLKDDQARMYQMSGGSLKRKETDGGWDGYKQSSWQ